The following are encoded in a window of Colletotrichum lupini chromosome 3, complete sequence genomic DNA:
- a CDS encoding nitrite transporter, translating into MQLSVLWRAPEVNPINRKARSIPVFNIFNVYARAFHFSWLGFMIAFWAWYTFPPLLTVTIKKDLNLTTAQVANSNIVSLVATLFMRLIAGPACDRFGSRIVFGSLLLIGTIPIGLAPLVKDATGLYISRFFIGVLGATFVPCQVWCTGFFDKNVVGTANALAGGWGNAGGGITYFVMPAVYDSFVHARGYSPGQAWRLTFIVPVICLFCCGMGLLLLCEDTPTGKWADRHLHAQENLHSHGVDAAVRSDVVDVPGGITDRNNTGSMASDEEKNSTHGKNGVVSDHEATLSRTEMIETAQADTVVNPSFKEAMQVVLSPQTIFHVATYGCSFGGELAINAILSSYYLKNFPSLGQTGASNWAAMFGFLNVVTRPAGGVVSDLLYRYGGQNLWLKKGWITTCGVLTGALLILIGQLNPHNESTMFGLVFLMAVFHEAGNGANFGLIPHVHSYANGIVSGVTGAGGNFGGVIFAIIFRFMDQGTNYAKGFWVIGCIHIAVNLLVSWIHPLPKAQRH; encoded by the exons ATGCAGCTTTCCGTTCTCTGGAGGGCACCTGAGGTGAACCCTATCAATCGCAAAGCGCGCAGTATCCCTGTATTCAACATTTTCAATGTCTACGCACGAGCTTTCCACTTTTCGTGGCTCGGTTTTATGATTGCC TTTTGGGCCTGGTACACGTTTCCGCCTCTTTTGACAGTCACAATCAAGAAGGACCTCAACCTTACTACGGCACAAGTCGCAAACTCCAACATTGTTTCTTTGGTCGCAACACTCTTCATGCGGCTCATCGCTGGACCCGCCTGTGATCGCTTCGGTTCGCGTATCGTCTTTGGCTCGCTGCTTCTCATCGGCACTATTCCCATTGGCCTTGCACCGCTGGTCAAGGACGCCACAGGCTTATACATCTCCCGCTTCTTCATCGGTGTTCTCGGTGCTACTTTCGTTCCTTGCCAGGTGTGGTGCACTGGGTTCTTCGATAAGAATGTTGTTGGAACCGCTAATGCCCTGGCCGGCGGCTGGGGTAACGCTGGTGGTGGAATTACCTACTTCGTCATGCCCGCAGTTTACGACTCTTTTGTTCACGCACGCGGCTACTCCCCTGGTCAAGCTTGGCGGTTGACCTTCATCGTACCCGTCATCTGCCTGTTCTGCTGTGGTATGGGTCTTCTTCTCCTGTGCGAGGACACACCGACGGGCAAGTGGGCAGATCGCCACCTCCATGCCCAAGAGAACCTCCACTCTCACGGCGTTGATGCCGCTGTGCGATCCGACGTTGTCGATGTTCCTGGCGGTATCACTGACCGCAACAACACGGGCTCCATGGCATCCGATGAGGAGAAGAACAGCACTCACGGCAAGAACGGTGTCGTTTCCGACCATGAGGCCACCCTCTCTCGCACGGAGATGATTGAGACGGCTCAAGCTGATACTGTCGTCAACCCGTCCTTCAAGGAGGCCATGCAGGTCGTCTTGTCTCCTCAAACCATCTTCCACGTAGCCACCTACGGCTGCTCCTTTGGCGGCGAGCTCGCAATCAACGCCATCCTCTCTTCTTACTACCTGAAGAACTTTCCTTCCCTGGGCCAGACTGGTGCTAGCAACTGGGCTGCCATGTTTGGCTTCCTCAACGTCGTCACCCGCCCCGCTGGCGGTGTCGTGTCTGATCTGCTTTACCGCTATGGTGGACAGAACCTCTGGCTTAAGAAGGGCTGGATCACGACTTGCGGCGTTCTCACCGGCGCTCTGCTCATTCTCATCGGTCAACTGAACCCTCACAACGAATCAACCATGTTTGGTCTTGTCTTCCTGATGGCTGTCTTCCACGAGGCAGGCAACGGAGCCAACTTTGGTCTCATTCCGCACGTTCACAGCTATGCCAACGGTATCGTGTCTGGTGTCACCGGTGCCGGCGGAAACTTTGGCGGTGTGATTTTCGCCATCATCTTCCGCTTCATGGACCAGGGAACGAACTATGCAAAGGGCTTTTGGGTTATTGGCTGCATTCACATTGCTGTCAACCTGTTGGTTTCTTGGATTCACCCGCTTCCCAAGGCTCAGCGCCACTGA
- a CDS encoding RecQ family ATP-dependent DNA helicase: MTRNNLGDHLSWLLSNVALSKPTDLAFPPAHDPSGADSSQSQSRFGSSSSQQELPTRPNPQSIPGRTHAGSALHVLDAVEQPRDSRVATTGNSASMARLTSSTRPRKPSLAVKQQQPPQQLLTPSSTTSGGRFQQAYTAKLRQEDAENERNRDAPSSSKEGKHKPAPAPTPDFLDDDDDEILDLTGNDTVLSSDPVGFDDGVTIWNEAHASRPEPLSKRGQKRKSTEMSKAGDLESDSDEFPDIYKTLGTPAPKGSRSVKGPRTIPSSIRRATTDKGVIEERTITQTISRTQRTYRMSEEPAGNGTPRRLPMASGGQQVLGRTPSKALRISSSPESNSRVGSLDLQAQKQRSKPRVIQDTDDEFDDGDLDEELLATPSRHTGSTMPFTNPRSRPASIPLDDTMLSDGLVAPDTPSIPTSSVLRPESHEAPAETSYAPLPSRDQPTNSTSQQSTSSQTQKSAVLKFILNNRDSLKAREKMIQDQRDQNLKDYARVLREGTKEDRAQLKIAKELLLKQQAGLEEVSELLNAHAALEDEREPLAMQIADAYSEGRDTEEEENRLDEIADKVKDLEQSIDELLPGVGIVDETFIEEYRRSKSVVMSTQPGHKMSSRASRDIPGLTEMDSQVIHQTQFPGSSRLTDPRDHSPPPFPRSRPAAPRSAKPVAPSAKPRRRDEFEDEFFDDIEDDYGAFIPPPPPVSRPTPNRKSPPKKAGHRAQDMSSDYGDDADADMLALAHDFELRQSSSAETTRGRSALTSTSGNAVQPLKAVESLKKREPSKAKLSMPPELMKHPWSADVRKALKDRFRMRGFRSNQLEAINATLGGEDAFVLMPTGGGKSLCYQLPAIVTSGKTRGITIVVSPLLSLMQDQVDHMSAVNIQAVSLNGETSSQKRSQIFSSFKERSPELYIQLLYVTPEMLNNSDNFMRALTSLYSNKRLARIVIDEAHCVSQWGHDFRPDYKALGKLRNHFPTVPIIALTATATQNVIVDIKHNLGMDSCQVFSQSFNRPNLTYEVRRKEKELIHKIADLIMSKYDGQCGIVYTLSRKTAEQVAEKLRSQYGVKASHYHAQMTPEDRIRVQREWQADRIHVVVATIAFGMGIDKPDVRFVIHHSIPKSLEGYYQETGRAGRDGNPSDCILFFGYQDVATLKKMISQGEGSEAQKERQRMMLNRVTAFCDNREDCRRVEILRYFGEQFNSDECEKTCDNCRAGAVFEQQDFSELAVGAIQTIQLHERLTINQCSEILMGKKYQKTIDPHPDDPHGIAKGMKKHELERIIDRLTAEEALEEENVVNKRAGIAIQYLIPGRNAHLFLNGRRKLLLSVQVSDRNREPLAPKPKKRTQKSKKNEEQDLDEEPPRRRLPPSTNVSSPAQARRTQDKRSKGKSLATVIDSDEEDEVLRQEMAEESLSLHANGYIKDGFVMSDNESDDGFEPLPPPRKRGNASKPVGPRIEEDIRLGALDELHQDVVHNFVQEAKQLEESLRNAQGLRKPLFSEKSFQEMAIRWTETLPQIRQISGIEPEKVDKFGSKFVPLIKRFHSNYKAMLSFADEDEDMEAEEQSIVDLISSDEDENMDDEEEEEESSKYFSSGPPPLAPSVQEWNQRMKELDTAPPSRASSSTSTRGRGGARGGRRSGGRKGSSSWASKKQGGGVTKKKASGGANRRSSGGASASRNSAVTSYFSKGKRGGGGGGSGIGLMPH; this comes from the exons ATGACTCGAAACAACCTTGGGGACCATCTCTCCTGGCTGCTAAGCAACGTCGCGCTATCTAAACCCACCGATCTCGCCTTTCCACCAGCCCACGACCCCTCCGGTGCCGACTCTTCACAATCCCAGAGCCGCTTTGGTAGCTCAAGCTCCCAACAAGAGCTTCCGACTCGACCAAATCCCCAGTCAATACCTGGCAGGACGCATGCAGGATCTGCACTTCATGTCCTGGACGCGGTGGAACAGCCACGGGACTCTAGGGTGGCAACAACGGGAAACTCCGCGTCCATGGCGAGATTGACATCTTCCACAAGGCCTAGAAAGCCCTCGTTGGCGGTGAAACAGCAGCAACCGCCACAGCAGCTGTTGACGCCCTCCTCGACGACGAGTGGTGGCAGATTCCAGCAAGCTTACACAGCTAAGCTTCGGCAAGAAG ATGCAGAGAACGAGCGAAACCGGGATGCTCCATCATCTTCGAAAGAAGGAAAACACAAGCCGGCGCCGGCACCCACGCCGGACTtcctcgacgacgacgatgacgaaaTTCTCGACCTGACTGGCAATGATACCGTTTTGTCATCAGACCCAGTGGGATTTGATGATGGGGTCACCATATGGAACGAGGCGCATGCGTCAAGACCGGAGCCGCTGAGCAAACGAGGGCAGAAGCGGAAGAGCACTGAGATGAGCAAAGCGGGTGACTTGGAGTCGGATTCGGACGAGTTCCCAGACATCTACAAGACGTTGGGAACACCTGCGCCAAAGGGTAGTCGTTCGGTTAAGGGACCGAGGACAATTCCCTCCAGTATTCGTCGAGCAACTACCGACAAAGGGGTCATTGAAGAGCGTACTATTACACAAACAATCAGTCGGACCCAGCGTACCTACAGAATGTCTGAAGAGCCTGCTGGCAACGGCACACCGCGACGATTACCTATGGCTTCGGGAGGTCAGCAGGTGCTTGGTCGGACACCAAGCAAGGCTTTACGGATATCGTCAAGTCCAGAGTCGAACTCCAGAGTCGGGTCACTAGATCTCCAAGCACAGAAGCAACGCAGCAAACCCCGGGTAATACAAGATACGGATGACGAGTTCGATGACGGGGATCTTGATGAAGAGCTTCTTGCTACACCAAGCCGCCATACAGGCTCAACTATGCCGTTTACGAATCCTAGGTCAAGGCCGGCATCGATTCCTCTCGATGACACTATGCTATCTGATGGGCTTGTTGCTCCTGATACCCCCTCCATACCTACCTCATCGGTGCTGCGACCGGAAAGCCACGAGGCTCCAGCCGAGACGAGCTATGCACCCTTGCCGTCTCGAGATCAACCGACGAATTCCACGTCTCAGCAAAGCACCTCTTCACAGACGCAAAAGTCTGCTGTGCTTAAGTTCATTCTAAACAACAGAGACTCCCTCAAGGCCAGGGAGAAGATGATTCAAGACCAGCGCGATCAGAACCTGAAGGACTATGCCAGGGTCTTACGAGAAGGCACTAAAGAAGATCGTGCCCAACTTAAGATTGCAAAGGAATTGTTGCTGAAACAACAGGCTGGGCTGGAGGAAGTTTCTGAGCTGCTTAATGCACATGCGGCACTTGAAGATGAGAGAGAGCCTCTCGCAATGCAGATTGCCGATGCATACAGCGAAGGTCGCGATActgaagaggaagagaacCGCTTAGATGAAATCGCCGACAAAGTCAAAGATTTGGAGCAGTCCATCGATGAACTTCTCCCTGGTGTCGGCATAGTGGACGAAACCTTCATCGAAGAATACCGCAGATCCAAGTCCGTGGTCATGAGCACGCAGCCTGGCCACAAAATGTCTTCTAGGGCATCCAGGGATATACCAGGACTCACGGAAATGGATAGTCAAGTCATTCACCAGACACAGTTCCCCGGGTCGTCAAGGCTTACTGACCCAAGAGATcactcgccgccgccgtttcCCCGGAGTCGACCGGCAGCTCCAAGGAGTGCGAAACCTGTTGCACCAAGTGCCAAGCCCCGTCGACGCGATGAGTTCGAAGATGAATTCTTCGATGATATTGAAGACGATTACGGCGCATTCATTCCTCCCCCGCCACCTGTGTCTAGGCCAACACCAAATCGAAAGAGTCCTCCCAAGAAAGCGGGTCATCGTGCTCAAGACATGTCCAGCGACTACGGCGATGATGCAGACGCGGACATGCTTGCACTGGCTCACGACTTCGAGCTTCGGCAGTCTTCGTCTGCCGAAACAACGAGAGGCCGCAGTGCACTGACTTCGACATCGGGCAATGCTGTTCAGCCTTTGAAGGCAGTCGAATCACTGAAGAAGAGAGAGCCTTCGAAAGCGAAGTTGTCAATGCCACCAGAACTGATGAAACACCCCTGGTCAGCAGACGTGAGGAAGGCTTTGAAAGACAGATTCAGGATGAGAGGGTTTCGCTCTAATCAGCTTGAGGCTATCAACGCCACACTCGGAGGTGAAGATGCTTTCGTGCTGATGCCAACCGGCGGCGGTAAATCCCTTTGCTACCAACTTCCAGCTATTGTTACTAGCGGCAAGACGAGGGGAATTACGATTGTCGTCTCCCCTCTGCTTAGTCTTATGCAAGATCAGGTGGATCACATGTCAGCTGTCAATATTCAAGCTGTTTCGCTCAATGGCGAGACGAGTTCCCAGAAGCGAAGTCAGATTTTCTCTTCGTTCAAAGAGAGGAGTCCGGAACTTTACATCCAGCTGCTCTACGTCACGCCGGAGATGCTGAATAACAGTGACAACTTCATGAGGGCCCTGACCAGTCTTTACTCCAATAAGCGGCTCGCACGAATCGTAATTGACGAGGCACATTGTGTCAGTCAATGGGGTCACGACTTTCGACCAGACTACAAGGCACTAGGCAAACTTCGCAACCACTTTCCTACTGTTCCCATTATTGCACTTACGGCCACAGCGACTCAGAACGTCATTGTCGACATCAAGCATAACCTAGGCATGGACAGCTGCCAGGTCTTCAGTCAGAGCTTCAATCGCCCAAATCTCACGTATGAGGTTCGGCGGAAAGAGAAGGAACTGATCCACAAGATCGCTGATTTGATTATGTCCAAGTACGACGGACAATGTGGAATCGTTTATACTTTGTCGAGGAAAACTGCAGAGCAAGTCGCCGAGAAGCTGCGTTCTCAGTATGGCGTCAAAGCAAGTCACTACCACGCGCAGATGACTCCTGAGGACAGGATCAGAGTACAGAGGGAATGGCAAGCGGATAGGATCCATGTCGTTGTAGCGACAATTGCGTTCGGCATGGGCATTGATAAGCCTGACGTCCGTTTCGTTATTCACCATTCGATCCCCAAGAGCTTGGAAGGCTACTACCAAGAAACAGGGCGCGCTGGGAGAGACGGTAATCCTTCGGACTGCATTCTATTTTTCGGTTATCAGGATGTAGCCACACTGAAGAAGATGATTTCGCAGGGCGAAGGAAGCGAGGCACAAAAAGAACGGCAACGAATGATGCTCAATCGAGTCACTGCGTTCTGCGACAACCGGGAAGACTGTCGCCGCGTTGAGATTCTTCGCTACTTTGGCGAACAGTTCAACTCTGACGAGTGCGAGAAGACCTGCGACAACTGTCGAGCAGGCGCTGTCTTTGAGCAGCAAGACTTCTCTGAACTTGCCGTTGGAGCTATACAGACCATTCAACTTCACGAGCGCCTGACTATAAACCAGTGCAGTGAAATCTTGATGGGAAAGAAGTACCAAAAGACAATCGATCCGCATCCTGACGATCCTCATGGCATCGCAAAGGGGATGAAGAAGCATGAACTCGAACGCATCATCGATAGACTTACAGCTGAGGAGGCCCTAGAGGAGGAGAATGTGGTGAACAAGAGGGCCGGTATCGCGATCCAGTATCTCATC CCTGGTCGCAACGCCCACTTATTTCTCAATGGCCGACGCAAACTATTGTTATCGGTCCAGGTTTCTGATAGGAATAGGGAACCATTGGCACCAAAACCCAAAAAGCGGACACAAAAGAGCAAGAAGAACGAAGAGCAGGATCTGGACGAAGAACCGCCGAGGAGACGCCTGCCGCCTTCGACCAACGTGTCTTCGCCAGCGCAAGCTCGAAGAACGCAAGACAAGAGGTCAAAGGGCAAGTCCCTTGCGACCGTCATCGATTCtgacgaggaagacgagGTGCTAAGGCAAGAGATGGCAGAGGAAAGTCTTTCGCTACACGCAAACGGCTACATCAAGGATGGCTTTGTCATGTCCGACAATGAATCTGACGATGGATTCGAGCCACTGCCCCCACCTCGAAAACGTGGGAATGCCTCCAAGCCGGTTGGGCCCCGTATCGAGGAGGACATACGACTAGGGGCACTTGACGAACTGCACCAAGACGTCGTCCACAATTTTGTCCAGGAGGCTAAGCAGCTCGAGGAGTCTCTGCGGAATGCGCAAGGGCTCCGAAAACCTCTGTTTTCCGAGAAGAGTTTCCAAGAAATGGCTATCCGGTGGACAGAGACTCTCCCTCAAATACGACAAATTTCAGGGATTGAGCCAGAAAAGGTGGATAAGTTTGGGAGCAAATTCGTGCCCCTGATAAAGCGTTTTCACAGCAACTACAAGGCAATGCTCAGCTTTGCggacgaagacgaagacATGGAAGCCGAAGAGCAGAGCATTGTCGATTTGATTAGCTCCGACGAAGACGAGAACATGGAtgatgaggaagaggaagaggaatcTTCGAAGTATTTCAGTAGTGGACCGCCTCCCCTCGCGCCTTCTGTCCAGGAATGGAACCAGCGAATGAAGGAACTAGATACGGCGCCTCCGAGCCGAGCCTCATCGTCAACTTCGACAAGGGGGCGTGGTGGTGCTCGAGGCGGTCGGAGATCAGGGGGTCGCAAGGGCTCCAGCTCATGGGCAAGCAAGAAACAAGGAGGCGGCGTTACCAAGAAAAAGGCTTCTGGCGGGGCAAACAGAAGAAGCAGCGGCGGAGCATCAGCTTCGAGAAACAGCGCCGTGACCAGCTACTTCTCCAAGGGAAAGAGAGGTGGTGGCGGTGGCGGCAGCGGTATCGGGCTAATGCCACACTGA